The following DNA comes from Capsicum annuum cultivar UCD-10X-F1 chromosome 7, UCD10Xv1.1, whole genome shotgun sequence.
ATCGGGACTccaatgaaaaaaaatcattttttggtCAAAAAGTCAGTGAATTGGACTACTAGACTATAGCTACCCCctcccaaaaaaggaaaaaggtgaaGTACTTCAATTAGTGGAATTTGAAACTTGAATCCTCTTATGTATGCTCCTCTCATCACATTTTAATAATCGTTTTAGCTCAAGAAACATTGAGAACTATTGCTTTTTGAAGATAAATCAAATACATTCATGTGCAATACCAAATTAATTGGAATTGGAGCATGAATTACGTGACTATATAATTTCCCCTTCttgtttttgataattttaaatacaaataataattttatgcaTGAAAAGGGATTAACTACTTCTTTTTGGTACATATTCCAATTATTGTGACCAGGCTCACATTCATGGATTATTATAGTTTCTCTACTAAAAGGACCACAACTAGTCAACCTCTTTATTGGAGTAATTTTTGTAGCATATATGAAAATCTTTTGTTTGGTTAACAACTCTTCGTATTATATAATCAATGATGGGTTACATCTTTATGCTAGacatttaattcaatttttttaataagcTTGTAACCAAAAGTATCCCAATAGATATAAatggttttaaaaatatttaataacgAGAATTATACGGCAAGTCCAATTGGTTTCTATAgaaagattaatttaatttattaattaataatgaattttatgTTGCTATCAGAGTAGGTAATTTCTGTATTCTTTCTCACATTTAAAaggacaatattattataaatCGAATAATCTCGATGACAAGGAAATCTATATTTGTTGTATGTCattaatcattaaaaaaagatACTTTGAAACTGAAAAATACACACtacacatcacaaaaaaaaatagttttgctTGGTGTTTGTTCTGTAAAATAATAGATGGTTTTCAAGAAATTTAACTTCAATTATTTTCCAGAACAAAGAAAAGTGATTTTGATCTTTTATAGAActagtaaaaaagaaaaacaaagcaCTATGGATTTGCTTTCCACTTTAAAACAAAACAATGACCAAGCCTAAACACTGACAAATATGTGTtcgaatttttttttccaaaaccaTATCCAAACCAGGGCGGATCTACGGTATTCGGTATGCAGGAACCCATCTATTACTGTAAGGcttataattatattaaattttttttttttttgtaatatggcCTTTGTTTATTCTTTGATTCACACTTTCTTTATCAAAGAAAGTTGCTACAAAAGATTATTGGAAGATTATTTTTGAATTAGTCAAATGAAGTTGCTATCAATGACTTTTTTGGaagattatttttggatttatcAAATAAAGTTGCCACCAAAAGATTTTATTGTAAATTTCTCTCATTCACATGCAAATGTTGAATTTACATCTTTCATTAACATCATGGATAACATCAACAAGCCCATTTTCATCTCTATATATAGGAGAGAGTTCTTTCACTTTGATAAACACACCATTTTGAGAAGAACACCAACATTTGATAAGATTtagttgtgtttgttttcttctttgtagagAGTATTTGTGAGAGAGTTGTGTTGGAAAATATTTTGAGTGAACTTTTCTTTAGAGTGATATTTGTGAGGTTATTCTCTTGGGTATTTGGGATATAAGAGtatttaattactttaattttgtattttttttgtgtctTTATACTCTCTTTTGTTCCGTTGGTGTTTAATAAAGTTGCTCCTTCTTTTGGTTATGGATGTAGGTCAAGTTGACCGAATCACGTTAAATTTGTGCCtcctttttttctcaacttattattattatcgtctTTGTTATTATCTTTAATTGATTACTTTGTTTAATCCGCACTATTCGAGATTCTCGATCCTAACATTCTCAATGAATTTAAATATTAACAGGTAGGAACTCATAACAAAATAATCGGATAGCTTAGTGGTAGGAGGAGCATACTTGAGATGCTTGTCATGATGCTCTTGGTCATGAGTTTGAACCTGTatggaggttttttttttttatttaatttttttcagcttTATTTGTTTTATTGAAATCCACAAGTTTAAAATCTTGAATCCGCCTCTAATCCAAacattcacaaaagagaaaaacaaaagaaaagttaAATCAAAGTAACTATTTTCTAGTCTAGATACCATCAAGATTGtagtttataaaataaattaaatatattgtgATGTATTAGAGTAATCACTTTTTAAGAATTAAGGTAACTAAGTACATAAAAGGAAGTTTACTAGATTAATGCTCACAAGAGAAACAAAGTTGAAACTTGATTATCTTTTATCCCTTTAAGATAAAAGAAAACAGTAGATGCCAAACATCCCCTTTTAAGATATGAATTTAGATTTAacaaagttttaaattatttcagacaaaatttgaaattcatatgACTAAAGTTCAAATGTTTTTTGTTAGAAGTTTAGGCAAATCTAACTCCAGCCatatatgcatgattttttaatgaaatgactgatacaagtacatataattgaaattcaaataaaatcatataaaattaaacGTGTATATCTGaagttatttcaaaatatataaactttTATGCTTTTATGCAGCACAAATATTTCTAAAAACAGAAGGGGATTTATAGTGTAATTTAGGAATTTACTTGAATTCAACAAACTTGATCTAAAACCTATGTATTAGAACTTTTATCAACTATTTGATCCTAAATGTAATTGTcattgaatgataaactttaaatcatgaatttgattCCTTCGTAAAACTACTACTTGCACCGGAGTATAggctaaaattttctttttcagttttaaGAACTGCTTGAAAAATAATTCAGCTCAAATGAGCTTACACATGTCAAGAGATTAATATGCATTAATCTCTGTATACATTAATCCGTCACTGTATTGATTCCCCTGTATACAACTATTGTCTCTGAAATATACTGTCAAAGCATATCTATATGGagagataaatatttttctattcttaattaaatattttaaatttatttttttgtaaaatcatTTTTGATAAAAACTATTTTACCTttatagtagtagtagtactttTTATAAGAATTCAAATTAATCAACATGCAACATGACTACCAAACacaacatgaaaaataattaaaaaactgTCGAGCatatattcaaatttaagaaaagttaaaaagaagaaaagggtgTTCATGTCACAGTAGGAAAAAAAAACTGTTACAGACAGTTATTTAAGAATCTGATCccaatctaaaaaaataaagggaaaatggTCCATAGTCCTGACAAGGGACCGTTTGGTAAATTTGGTACATGAAACTGGGACAGTTAGTAAGTCTCCTCTCACTTGTGTTCCAAGTCCCTTCCCTGCAAAGTGTACTACTACTAGTAGTTATATCTACACATACtaatatttatgtgtatatatcaagagagagagaagaaagcaaaagataaaagaaaggaACAAATTAGAAGTGTAAACAAGGCATCCTTTTTTAAGCATCTTTTCTTATAGCTATAGCTATATAGCTCTAAATCTTCCTCAAAGTTTGTtccaagaattcaaaatttgGCAATTATAGCCACTTTTGCTTTGTGAGTGTTTTTGATTTTGTTGAGTTTTTGTGTTGAGCATATGGGTTTTTGATCACACAGTGTGTAGTTAGGTAGATTGGCTTTGTTGATAATTACAAGATTGGAAATGTCTTTCAAGAATAGAGGAGGTGGAGGAGGAGTAGAAGGGAATTCAAAAagttttatttctcaaaaatggACTCTTTTTCTTTGTATAGCTAGTTTTTGTGCTGGAATGTTCTTTACTGCCAGGTAAATTAATTCATATAAATTCAACTAATTTTTGGtatatttcctttttcttaaTTCATCCATTATGAATCTGGTGGTTTttgttatttcaagaatgatattGTATAGCTTTACCTATTTGGAAAAAATCTTGGTTTCTACGCTTTGATGCTGTTCTATTGTTAACTATTGAAATTTTGAGTTGATTTCTCATATGGTCTTTTTATTGTCTTGGTAAATCACTTtctttgtttaaaaaaattagaatcaagaaaaagaCGACAATTTTCTGAGATAATAACTGTGAGTGTTAGTGCATATAAGAAATCAACAGTGGAATTTTCTGAGTTTTCTGTCTGATTTTTATCCTTTTTGTATAATGGCagctttgaaaaataaaatggaaaaacaGGTTTAGATCTGCAATGACATTCTGGTTGAGATTTTGCAGAACTGTATGTAATAGGCGTCCAAATATCCTTTTATCAACAGTTCCCCCCCCTCTCATTTCAGAATTAATGAAAGTTTCAGATTTTGAACCATGAAATCTTCaactatttataaataataaatattctgATGATTAggtattttgagaaaaaaagggAACTGGAGCATTCTAGGATATTGGACCACTACTCTTTTTGATTTTGCAAATATTATATGGAATAATGATCTTTCTTTGTggatattaacttttttttaaaatgatattgCACAATAATACTTGTATTTGTTGTTGCAGAATGTGGACGGTTCCAGAAACAAAAGGCGGTATTACAAGAACAACTAACGTAGAAGCTGAAAGACTCAACTTAGTTTCAGAAGGCTGCAATACAAAATTTGTGAGTATTTCCAGCCTAGTTTTTGAGCGCCAATCTCCGGATTAAGCCTCAATTTTTTTTAGTCCTCTGACACTCATGATATCTTAAGTTCAATCTTGTGTTGTTTTAGTTGCAGCAGAAAGATGTAAAATTCGTATCCAAAGATGTTATCGGGGAAGATTCTAAGACTCATCATGCTCTTCAGTGAGTTCTGCTCAACAGTATTTTTTGTTTCCAGTTATTGTTTAGTATGTTTTGAATATAAGTTACATTGAGATCTGATAATTACATCCGTAACCGCTGACTAATGACTGCACATCTTACACAGGACGTTAGACAAAACAATTTCAAATTTGGAAATGGAATTGGCAGTTGCAAAGTCAGCTCAGGAGTCGATTCTCAGTGGTGCTCCTATATCAGAAGACATTTACAAGGGCGATTcacctaaaaagagaaaatattttatggtggtTGGAATAAATACCGCATTTAGTAGCAGAAAAAGAAGGGATTCAGTTCGTGCTACATGGATGCCACAAGGTATGGACCATTCCCATGCTTAGTTTATGAACACATCTTGTAGCGGCCAGTACTTCTGTCTGATATCTGACCTTGTTAATAATATCCTATGTAGgtgagaaaagaaagaaactgGAAGAAGAGAAAGGAATCATCATGCGCTTTGTCATTGGTCACGGGTAGGTGTATACTCATCTTGCATCTGTTAATCAAAAGTTCAGCTACTCGTGTATTTCATTCGTCCTGTTCTGCAGTTCAGTGAACTGTAACTTGTGTCTGAAGTGTTGATTTAATTTTCTGATGTGTGATCACTGTACCGGAGTTTCCATGTAACTGGGATATTCATTTGGTTTAGTTTTCTGATGGGTGGTAATTATATTCGAGCTTAATGAAATTAGGATCTTTTAAGTACACATTTGATACTGGACTGTGTATCTGGGATCTTTAAGGTACATCAGACAAATTCTACTGGGGTGTATGTACCAGTATCCATAGGCCACTGATACTGCCTTAACTTACTTTTTAGAACTAATTTCTGTCAAAGCGGGAACAACAAGTAAATCGGGGCTTGACGATAGGAATTTAACACATACTCTGAAATTAAGCATATGTATAGTGCAACATGCTGCATTCTTCTGGGCTAGGTCCCTCTTTTAGTTTGAGTCCGAGTATTTTTAACTGAATTTCATTCCATCCGCTGGTCATTACTTAAGAAGTTGCAAATGTTTAGCGGTCTTCTCTACAGATGTATAAAACAGCATGGACTTTTAATCAGCCGACTAACAAAACTATAAACTTGTCATGCAGTGCCACATTAGGGGGCATTCTGGACAGAGCTATTGAAGCTGAGGACAGAAAGAACGGTGATTTCTTGCGCTTGGTAATCCTCTATCTATACTTAGCTCAATATGTAGTAAGTTTATGACATTGTGTTCATAAATAAAAGTTGGTACATCACTCTGCTGTCTTTAAACAGGATCATGTCGAGGGTTATCTAGAGTTGTCTGCCAAGACAAAGACTTACTTTGCTACTGCTGTTAAGCTATGGGATGCAGAGTATTATGTCAAAGTTGACGATGATGTCCATGTAAATATAGGTAACTAAATTTCTGACATTTTCCTTCTACGTTGGCAATACCGTTCTCATCTTATATATCTTACTTTCTCATCTTATACCGTTCTATCCATCACGTTGGCGAGTGATATCCCCCTGACTAGTTTGTTTTCATTGCTAGATCAAACTcattttatatttctattgtcAGGTACACTGGCGGAAACACTGGCAAGGCATCGTAAGAAGCCTCGTGTGTACATTGGGTGCATGAAATCTGGCCCCGTGCTAGCTCAGAAGTAAGGAATTTATTTTCTCAGTGAATTCAATTTTAATCAACATTACTTTAGCATCTTTGTCCTTTCTACTAAACAGGGGAGTAAGATATCATGAGCCAGAATATTGGAAGTTTGGGGAGACAGGAAACAAGTATTTTCGTCATGCTACGGGCCAAATATATGCCATTTCAAAGGACCTGGCTTCCTACATATCAGTGAACCAGTTTAgtattttctttacttgtattttttttctaattatatgGACTGAAAAATGAAACCATCCAAGTAGAATATTTCCCTTTTGTTTTGAAATTCTGATCATAATCTTTTTGATGCTTGCAGGCATGTACTACATAAGTATGCCAATGAGGATGTATCGCTGGGAGCTTGGTTCATTGGACTTGACGTGCAGCATATAGATGATCGCAGATTATGTTGTGGAACTCCACCAGGTAAAGCTTTTTCCTTTTATGAGTTCTACTGTTTAAGATTTTATCTCTCTCTAACTGTTGTCTAAGAGATTAGAATCATGTGAAAAGCTTGAAAGTTCATTGAGAAGTTTTCTATTTGATAAAATGAAGGCGTTAACAAAGCTGTTTGAGTTCCAAGATCTGAATCTGTAAAACAATCCCACCTTTCTGGTGATAACAAATGCATTACACGTTGATCTGCTAAAAGAATCAAACTCTCTTATGTGGAATGTGATTGTGCACATATCTGATCTAGTTAATTCAGTTTCATCTTTCCATTATCAAATTTTATAGAAGGCATTACACTTTTGGTGCAGATTGTGAATGGAAAGCTCAGGCAGGCAACGTCTGTGTTGCTTCATTTGACTGGACCTGCAGCGGGATATGCAGGTCCGTTGACAGGTTAAAAGAGGTCCACAGGCGGTGTGGGGAAGGGGAGAAGGCTTTATGGAAAACTGCAATCTGAGCACATGCCTTTCTTCCAAAGTCAGGAAGGAGATAGCATTGATGCTTTAATtcaaaatttctcattttattgCTAGGGGGAGTACAGATATACATATGATACACACGAAGGGAGAAGTGGATTGAGAGAAAGACATAGCAGGGAAGAGAGGGAGGGAAGACTAAAGAAAAGAGTACCGAGGCCTAGCTGGGAAACGTTCTCCGTTTTTGTAGAGAAGAACGATTGCCAAGCCGTTGCAAAAGAAGCAGGCAGTAGTGGCTCTCACCACTCTTTCTTGTGTTACCACCACTAGGCTAAGATGTAAGTCATAGTTCATTGGATTGTGAAATTCTTAATAAATGCAAGTCATTTTTTTGCTGTCTTTTCCCCAATTTTTGTACCCTCTTTATTTGCTGAAATGTGCTGATCACATTACATTTCATTCCAATAATGCACCATAATGAAACTTGTGATCGCTGTTTTAGAATTCAAAATCTATAAAGTTCAAATCTCGAATTCGTCTCTACTATTGGGATTGACAACCAGGCTTGGTCGAACCTCACTGTTGTCTTTGTTGCTACTTGGTAAAGGAGATTTATACAGTAGTTGAACAAGATACATTAAGGAATGATATTTGCCAATAATTCACTCAAAGAATTTGTGGTAAGGGATCCATTTATTAAATAGAAAGTATTAGGTGATATCTCAACTAACCAGTATTAGGTGATGTTACAACTAATAGTTCAAAATAGTCTTTTATTGCATTTGCAGGTAACTCTTAAATGTATTATATGACACATTTGTCAAATCAATGAGAATGATGTCTAAATTCTTTAACAATGGCATTAATTGGTTTCGTAGCTAGAATGGAAGTAGGAAAATTGGTGTCATCAATAACAGGGAAGTCTTTTTCATTTCATGTGGACTAGGGGTGTTCAAATGAAATAGCAAGATCGAACCAAACAAGATCCAACCAAATCAATACGTCGAGTCAAATCAACTTAATATGATTTGGtttgatattaaatttaaaaaatagtaacaTTTGATTTGAGTTCGGTATCAAACATAGTCAAACCAAATTGATAAATATACACatatttgtaatttataatttcttatatATTGTAGATGCTTTTAGATCATAGATGTATTCgttacatatattttttcaaatttcttcataattttggGTTTGCAGTAAAATTTGGGAAGAATTAACTTTAATAGTCGTCTATCCAATTGattaaaataaaagtaaccaatggatgtataatatatgtataatacATGTATGATAGATGTGTGATCGTGTATAATCAATGTATAATTTATGTATATTAGCAACGGTCAACAGTCCCTGGCTATGTGTGGATCCCAAAATTTGGGGCATACATTTATCTTTAGGCCTTTCTGGATCATTTACAAATTACatcctttactttcttttttGCTACACAATGCAAGTCCATTTATAATCTTGCAATTTGTAGTGGCAAATTCTGTTCTCTATACTAGTTCAATTTGATGTAATTTTAATTTCAGGTATTTTGCATCCTGTTAATAAGTAAAAGGCACAACGTTAATGTTATTAACCTCCTTGTTTACAACTTCTGAGAGCAATTTCTCGGTACAATTTAAATTTCCTCACATTTTTCAACAAACAAGGTAACTtagaattcttttttattttactttctctCAGATGTAGAGTTAATTCCTCAAATGATCACTTCAACTTAACGAATTTACCTAGCGGAGTCATTTATCTTTTCCCTTCATTGTTCAACAAAGAGATTTAGAAATGAGATCGAGCAAATAACTTATTCGGTCCCCAAAGCTTGATTAAAGTGTCAATTTGGTCTCTACTATTTAAAAGCCAAATGTTTGTGAAACTCACAGAATAGGGGCCAAAAATAGCTAAGAGCAAAATGGATTTCACGTGGTTGCAGAggcataaatttaaaatactcaataCGTTgcttcagtttcagtctcatttTTATAATACGTACTATTATTGTAATAACAGGACCAGTAATCTTAAAAGGCGTTTGGACATGAATTTggtaatatatatttttcattttgtaaaataaaaaagtatttgaagtttgattaaaatatgatatttgaaaattgaagatgTATTTGGACATGCATTTCTCTTGATAAAATGTTGAAGTTTtgttaagaatattttttttgttcaacttgaaaaatacaactttaaaGTATTGGAGTGAATAATTGACTATAATGTATTACTGaaccattttcttttcttataaaaaaaaatgtgtatCCAAACGAGGTTAGTTATTGTTATGGGAGGACATGTTGAAGAAAAAACAGAACTATGCCCTTGCTATTACATGATTTTACTCTTTCTATAGTTTCACAAAGACTACCAGTAGAAGAAATTTATGCACAAAACTCAAAGGTTATATAGTGTATGCTACAATGAGAGATAATAGCTGATCCAAAATAGCAGCgttgcatatgtatatatgtttgtgcTTTACATCCCATTCTTTGTGGACATATAAACAAGAACAAATCTTCCTGTCGATGTGTTATTTTGGTTAGGGAAAAACTAGTGGAACACCAATTGTATCCCAAAGTATTGGAACCAAAAGTGTATTTGGTCTGACTTTCAAAATTTGTTTATTTATAAAGtagtttttatctttttaaaacgGTACTTTAGAAGGAAAACAGTTGTTTCATTaataaagtttaaattaattTGGTCTTTTGCGATATTAGCACAAGAATTTGAACTAATTCAAGGTATCAATAGTGCGTTTTGAGAGAAGCTACTCTTTTTAACTTCTAAAAGATAACCTATGTTATTACTCAAAAGCAAAAGTGAATCTAGCCTTATACCTATGGATTGACGTGAGCCCAATAATTTCTATTCAAATCTTGTATTTGTACTAAGAAATTCACTAAATATATATGAATATCAATCATAAACTCAATTATTACTGTCTATTAACTTAAGATTATTGTAGGaactcatatatataaatattcaatagtAAATTCAATTATTACTATCTATTAAACTAAAGATTATTGTAGTTTAAATTCAATTATTACTGTCTATTAACTTAAGATTATTGTAGGAACTCATAAACATTAAATCTTGTATATTTTGaagaatactttttttttaaaagcttcAGCAACCACCTTAACTTCTTAAAATAACTTACCAATAAAGATTATGGTAGAGTGGTAAGCAGGGGCGGACCCACGGTGTAGCcagggggttcacccgaacctCCTCGGCAAAAAATTAccttgtatatataaggtagaaattagtatttatgtacatatattaaattTGAACCACCTAAAATAAGGTTGTTGGATAGCTCAATGATTCTAAGTCCACTTCTTGTGTTGCTCCTTCGGTCCTTGTGTTGCGGGTTCAATTCTCAATAGGGGCGCAGGTTgcgtttttttttaatatttattttgtacaGCTTTAGTAGCTATCCTGTTCTGATTTGTACAATTTTGTATAGGGTTAactttttgttttacttattaattactcttatttaagTTTAAGTATTTTATATGTATAGACTCTATACTATTACATcccttgaaattatattttgttgacGTATTCACACATTTATATGTTTATCTTTTCGAACTCCCTGAAGAAAATTTTTAGATCCGCCATTAGTGGTAAGTATTCCTCCATTCTTAATTAGAGGTTTCGAATTCGAATCTCCCGATACGGAGTCACCTTTGTTAAACAACGCTTTATCTTTCAATGTGAGACTTTCCGACATAATCTGATTTAATCGAAATTCAATATGAATAGCGAATactgattgaaaaaaaataattaggtaTTGTGCATGGCAGAGACAGAAGCTACCCTTGCATTCTGTCCTGTTCTAGGATTTTTGTCGTAATGGTAATTTAGGAGATTTACAATTGTTCTTTTTAGCGGAAACAAAATGTCTGAGCTACCAATTAGAATTACTAGTCGTTGAAAATTCTCACAAAACGAATAAACTCCCCTATTTCTACAACCTAAAAATCCCCTCGATGATATAAAAATTTACAGCTAAACCCAGCCATTATCTAGATGATTTAGAGTGTGTCTTTCAATATCCATAATGGTGTTTATATAGACGATATTAGGACTTGAAGGTTAGATTCACTAATGGGCTGACTCACTTAGCTAGCCTCTATATGGATGTATTAAACCCgaaatatttattgatttttccttttcaaaGTTATTTAACCAATTTGTTAAAACTAAATTGGATT
Coding sequences within:
- the LOC107878221 gene encoding probable beta-1,3-galactosyltransferase 2 isoform X2 — translated: MSFKNRGGGGGVEGNSKSFISQKWTLFLCIASFCAGMFFTARMWTVPETKGGITRTTNVEAERLNLVSEGCNTKFQKDVKFVSKDVIGEDSKTHHALQTLDKTISNLEMELAVAKSAQESILSGAPISEDIYKGDSPKKRKYFMVVGINTAFSSRKRRDSVRATWMPQGEKRKKLEEEKGIIMRFVIGHGATLGGILDRAIEAEDRKNGDFLRLDHVEGYLELSAKTKTYFATAVKLWDAEYYVKVDDDVHVNIGTLAETLARHRKKPRVYIGCMKSGPVLAQKGVRYHEPEYWKFGETGNKYFRHATGQIYAISKDLASYISVNQHVLHKYANEDVSLGAWFIGLDVQHIDDRRLCCGTPPDCEWKAQAGNVCVASFDWTCSGICRSVDRLKEVHRRCGEGEKALWKTAI
- the LOC107878221 gene encoding probable beta-1,3-galactosyltransferase 2 isoform X1 → MSFKNRGGGGGVEGNSKSFISQKWTLFLCIASFCAGMFFTARMWTVPETKGGITRTTNVEAERLNLVSEGCNTKFLQQKDVKFVSKDVIGEDSKTHHALQTLDKTISNLEMELAVAKSAQESILSGAPISEDIYKGDSPKKRKYFMVVGINTAFSSRKRRDSVRATWMPQGEKRKKLEEEKGIIMRFVIGHGATLGGILDRAIEAEDRKNGDFLRLDHVEGYLELSAKTKTYFATAVKLWDAEYYVKVDDDVHVNIGTLAETLARHRKKPRVYIGCMKSGPVLAQKGVRYHEPEYWKFGETGNKYFRHATGQIYAISKDLASYISVNQHVLHKYANEDVSLGAWFIGLDVQHIDDRRLCCGTPPDCEWKAQAGNVCVASFDWTCSGICRSVDRLKEVHRRCGEGEKALWKTAI